TCACGGGGCTCCGCTACGAGACGGCGGGTTACGTCTTCGACGAGATCCCCTACTTCTACCCGGCCTCGAAGCGGAGCGTGTTCGCGGCCCTCCGCGTGGAGTTCTAGGCACGGCGCCCGTCGACGTCGCACTTCTCGCGCTCTACGCCGGGTTCCTGCTCTATCTCGGAGTCCGGCTCTTCGGCACGGCCCGAAAGCCGGTCGACGAGTTCCTGGTCATGGGACGCCGTCTTTCCCTGCCGTCGTTCGTCATGACGCTGGTCTCGACCTGGTACGGGGGCGTGCTCGGGGTGGGGGAGTACTCCTACCGCTACGGCCTCTCCAACTGGCTCGTGTTCGGGGCGCCCTACTACGTCGGCGCGGCGCTGTTCGCGCTGTTCATCGCGCGCCGCGCCCGGGCCTCGCGGCTCTACTCGGTTCCGGACCAGCTCGAGTCCGCCTACGGGCGGGTCGCCGCCCTGATCGGCGCCGTGGTGATCCAGTTCCTTTCGTCGCCGGCGCCGTACGTGCTGATGGTCGGGATCCTGGCCCAGCTCATCTTCGGCGGGCCGCTCTGGGTCGCCATCGTCGGTGGCACCGCGCTCTCCACGGCCTATTCGCTCCGGGGCGGGCTCCGCTCCGTGGTGCGGGCCGACAACCTCCAGTTCATCCTCATGTACGCGGGGTTCCTGGTGGCGCTGCCGCTCCTGGTCGCGCGCTACGGCGGGCTCGGGTTCCTGACCTCGCATCTCCCGCACACGCACTTCGTCTGGCATGGAGGGAACGCGCCGCAGTACGTCTTCGTCTGGTACTTGATCGCGCTGCAGACGCTGGTCGAGCCGACCTTCTACCAGCGCGCGTTCGCGGCGCAGGACGAGAAGACCGCGGTGCGCGGCGTCTGGATCTCGATCGGATTCTGGATCCTCTTCGACTTCCTCACGACCTTCACCGGCATGTACGCCCGGGCGCTGATGCCGCATCTGGCCGATCCGGTCTCGTCCTATCCCGAGCTGGCGATCCGCTTCCTCCCTCCCGTGATCCGCGGCCTGTTCTACCTCGGACTGTTCGCGACGGTGATGTCCACCGTGGACGGCTACACGTTCATCGGCGGCGTGAACTTCGGGCGCGACCTGGTCTGGCGCTGGCGGCGGGAGCGCGACGAGTCGCGCGTGAACGGGTACGTGCAGATCGGATTCGTGATCACGGCGGCGGTGTCGATCGCGCTGGCCCTCTTCTTCCGCTCCGCCGTGGACCTGTGGCACGACGTCGGCTCGGTGGGGGTCTCGGCGCTGCTCGTTCCGCTGGTCACGTCGTACCGGGCCGGCTGGCGCACGCGGCCGGCGTTCGCCGTGGCCTCGATGACCGTGGGCGGAGCGGTGGCGTTCGCCTGGCTTCTCGCG
This genomic window from Candidatus Binatia bacterium contains:
- a CDS encoding sodium:solute symporter family protein — translated: MGRRLSLPSFVMTLVSTWYGGVLGVGEYSYRYGLSNWLVFGAPYYVGAALFALFIARRARASRLYSVPDQLESAYGRVAALIGAVVIQFLSSPAPYVLMVGILAQLIFGGPLWVAIVGGTALSTAYSLRGGLRSVVRADNLQFILMYAGFLVALPLLVARYGGLGFLTSHLPHTHFVWHGGNAPQYVFVWYLIALQTLVEPTFYQRAFAAQDEKTAVRGVWISIGFWILFDFLTTFTGMYARALMPHLADPVSSYPELAIRFLPPVIRGLFYLGLFATVMSTVDGYTFIGGVNFGRDLVWRWRRERDESRVNGYVQIGFVITAAVSIALALFFRSAVDLWHDVGSVGVSALLVPLVTSYRAGWRTRPAFAVASMTVGGAVAFAWLLAARLGGGAYPLGIEPIYPGLLASAVLWAGGRIGQG